The Sinomicrobium kalidii genome contains a region encoding:
- a CDS encoding TonB-dependent receptor, translating to MKKNYRFKLFGRHFLSGSGKMPAKQMLRIMKIYVVLVCLTLGELLATNIKAQSISLNLKHSSLSEALAEIEQKTDYHFFYNNRLVDVSKKVSIDVDNAELETVLKQLLHNLEIDYKMVKNQIVLFPKGDTYVVQMIEEFLEDMEKDDPGKEQVQTVQHNKKPAELNRVLQNLVTGKVTDHTGMPLPGVNIVVKGTTVGTQTDFDGNYTIAADEGQVLIFSYVGQKTEEIRVGSSGTVNLRMEEDAQALEEVIVVAYGTTTKEAFTGAASVIEPEDIELRPATSPISAIEGAATGVQFTSASGQPGSSPNIVIRGVGTLNGSVDPLIIIDGIQFEGGLNSINQNDIESITILKDAASTSLYGSRAANGVVMITTKKGRRDSSLRVSANTQTGIITKGVDEYDAVSPGQYYELMWQAYKNSLNEANPEAEASATIFNRLGYNPFNVPNDEIVGEDGVLNPNAKVIFKGLDWYDVLERTGKRESHNVSVSGGGENFNVFFSASNLKETGYVIESDFQRTTTRLNASFSPKKWITLGGSVNLALSEANGPSYDELSSIVNPFSFAKNMASVYPIYIVDPGTGEYILDQEGELQFDRGEGYPNYGIQSRSYGSSVGRNAVEELILNSNQTKINNLGFRYNVDFNIIDGLKISFNYGQDIQDYIDKEYENNLVGDGAPDGRFSDFRYRRTVKNFNQIINYNKSFDDHNFEITLGHENFDREITDIDGFKTRQTVADIHEFDNFSVISSLDGSTTEKTLEGYFARLNYNFNNKYYLSGSVRRDGSSVFTNYKWGTFYSAGASWRIDRESFMDNAKFVNNLKLRASYGEVGNDRLDDDNYYISQGLFAIYPNAGTPGAFWDAAGNANLQWETMGMWDVALEFGFFNNRINGALEYYKKISSDLLYNVPTPISEGVSKAPDNIGDMYNEGFELGLNGVIVDGKDFSWEMGIQASTLKNEITFLPSPFITGSKRWEAGRSRYDFYIYDYAGVDPDNGDALFYMYESNPDDPNGANVPVMNEDGSHATTNDYQEANKGYVGESSVPDVIGSVRNGFSYKNINLNFLFVYQLGGKILDYGYADMMHEGDYGYSLHPDALKAWKKPGDVTDVPRMENGNADLSPRLSSRWLTDASYIALRNVNLSYNFGDKILDKLGMDKLRFFVSAENLALWAKRKGLNPQYNLSGTPAGNDFNPSRVASVGLDIAF from the coding sequence ATGAAAAAAAACTATCGTTTTAAATTGTTTGGCAGGCATTTCCTTTCGGGTTCCGGAAAAATGCCAGCTAAACAAATGCTCAGGATCATGAAGATTTATGTCGTTTTGGTATGTCTTACCTTAGGAGAACTCTTGGCCACCAACATTAAAGCACAGAGTATATCATTAAACCTGAAGCACAGCAGCTTGTCTGAAGCTCTTGCGGAAATCGAACAGAAAACCGATTATCACTTCTTTTACAACAACAGGTTGGTTGATGTTTCCAAAAAGGTGAGTATCGATGTGGATAATGCAGAACTGGAGACGGTGCTGAAACAATTGCTGCATAACCTGGAGATCGATTATAAAATGGTAAAAAACCAGATCGTACTCTTCCCGAAAGGAGATACCTATGTGGTACAGATGATAGAGGAATTTCTGGAAGATATGGAGAAAGACGACCCGGGAAAGGAGCAGGTACAAACGGTTCAGCACAACAAAAAACCGGCAGAATTAAACCGGGTATTGCAAAATCTGGTGACCGGGAAGGTTACGGACCATACCGGGATGCCTTTGCCCGGCGTGAACATTGTGGTGAAGGGGACTACCGTTGGAACCCAAACCGATTTTGACGGAAATTATACGATCGCTGCCGACGAAGGACAGGTATTGATCTTTTCCTACGTAGGACAAAAGACCGAAGAAATACGTGTGGGGTCCTCCGGGACGGTAAATTTAAGGATGGAAGAAGATGCCCAGGCTTTGGAAGAGGTAATAGTTGTAGCTTACGGTACCACTACTAAAGAAGCATTTACAGGTGCTGCTTCTGTAATAGAACCGGAAGATATTGAATTAAGACCTGCAACTTCTCCGATTTCAGCCATTGAGGGAGCTGCTACAGGCGTTCAGTTTACCTCTGCATCCGGACAACCCGGTTCTTCCCCGAATATAGTAATTAGAGGTGTTGGGACACTTAACGGTTCTGTCGATCCGCTTATCATTATTGATGGTATTCAGTTCGAAGGCGGTTTAAACTCCATAAACCAAAACGATATAGAGTCCATAACAATTTTAAAAGATGCTGCTTCTACTTCGCTTTACGGTTCCCGGGCAGCAAATGGTGTTGTGATGATCACTACTAAAAAAGGGAGAAGGGATTCTTCACTCAGGGTCAGTGCAAATACTCAAACCGGTATTATCACAAAGGGAGTTGACGAGTACGATGCCGTTTCTCCCGGTCAATACTACGAGTTGATGTGGCAGGCGTATAAAAACTCATTGAACGAAGCCAATCCGGAAGCAGAAGCTTCTGCAACCATATTTAACAGATTGGGTTACAATCCGTTTAATGTACCAAATGACGAGATTGTGGGTGAAGACGGTGTTCTAAATCCCAATGCAAAAGTTATCTTCAAAGGACTGGACTGGTATGATGTATTGGAAAGGACCGGAAAAAGGGAAAGCCATAACGTCAGCGTATCAGGTGGCGGTGAAAACTTTAACGTATTCTTTTCTGCTTCAAACCTCAAGGAAACCGGATACGTTATTGAAAGTGATTTTCAAAGGACAACCACCCGTTTAAATGCCAGTTTCTCCCCCAAAAAATGGATTACATTAGGCGGGTCGGTTAATTTGGCCTTATCAGAGGCCAATGGTCCGTCATATGATGAACTGAGTAGTATTGTAAACCCTTTTAGTTTTGCTAAAAACATGGCCTCTGTTTATCCTATTTATATTGTAGACCCCGGAACAGGTGAGTATATATTAGACCAGGAAGGCGAACTTCAATTTGATAGAGGAGAAGGTTATCCCAATTACGGCATCCAATCCAGGTCATATGGGTCTAGTGTTGGCCGGAATGCCGTAGAAGAACTTATCCTGAACAGTAACCAAACAAAGATTAATAATCTGGGGTTCCGCTACAACGTTGATTTTAATATTATTGACGGTTTAAAAATAAGTTTCAATTACGGCCAGGATATTCAGGATTATATTGATAAAGAATACGAAAACAATCTGGTTGGAGACGGTGCGCCGGACGGACGTTTCAGCGATTTCAGATACAGAAGAACCGTAAAGAACTTTAACCAGATCATCAATTACAACAAATCGTTTGACGATCATAATTTTGAAATCACCCTGGGTCACGAAAATTTTGACAGGGAAATTACCGATATAGACGGATTTAAAACCAGGCAGACGGTTGCAGACATCCATGAATTTGATAACTTTTCGGTAATTTCTTCATTAGACGGTTCTACCACAGAAAAGACACTCGAAGGCTATTTTGCCAGGTTAAATTATAATTTTAACAATAAATATTATTTAAGCGGATCTGTCAGAAGAGATGGTTCTTCCGTGTTTACCAACTACAAGTGGGGGACGTTCTATTCTGCAGGTGCCTCCTGGAGAATAGACCGGGAGTCTTTTATGGACAACGCAAAATTTGTAAATAACTTAAAGTTAAGGGCCTCTTATGGCGAGGTTGGTAATGACCGGCTGGATGATGATAACTATTATATATCGCAAGGTCTTTTTGCAATCTACCCCAATGCCGGTACGCCCGGAGCATTCTGGGATGCGGCCGGTAATGCCAATTTACAATGGGAAACCATGGGAATGTGGGATGTTGCCCTGGAATTCGGGTTTTTTAACAACAGAATTAACGGGGCCCTGGAATACTACAAAAAGATATCCTCTGACTTATTATACAATGTACCAACCCCGATATCCGAAGGTGTTTCCAAAGCACCTGATAATATTGGTGATATGTACAACGAAGGATTTGAATTGGGCCTGAACGGCGTGATCGTAGATGGCAAGGATTTCTCCTGGGAAATGGGCATCCAGGCTTCTACCCTGAAAAATGAAATCACTTTCCTGCCGAGCCCGTTCATAACTGGTTCCAAACGTTGGGAAGCCGGCCGGTCGCGATACGATTTTTATATCTATGACTATGCAGGTGTAGACCCGGATAATGGAGATGCCTTATTTTATATGTACGAATCCAACCCGGACGATCCCAACGGAGCTAATGTTCCCGTTATGAATGAAGACGGATCGCATGCCACGACCAACGATTACCAGGAAGCCAACAAGGGATATGTGGGAGAGAGTTCGGTTCCCGATGTTATCGGGTCTGTTAGAAACGGGTTCTCTTATAAAAATATCAACCTCAACTTCCTGTTCGTTTACCAGTTGGGCGGTAAAATTTTAGACTACGGTTATGCCGATATGATGCATGAAGGAGATTACGGTTATTCTTTACACCCCGACGCCCTTAAAGCATGGAAAAAACCCGGAGATGTAACCGATGTTCCCAGAATGGAAAACGGTAATGCCGATTTATCACCCAGGTTATCCTCAAGATGGTTGACAGATGCATCATATATAGCGCTGAGAAATGTTAATTTATCCTACAATTTTGGGGATAAAATTTTAGACAAATTAGGTATGGACAAGCTCAGGTTTTTTGTGTCTGCCGAGAATCTGGCATTATGGGCAAAAAGAAAAGGTTTAAATCCGCAGTACAACCTGTCGGGGACACCTGCGGGGAACGATTTTAATCCGAGTAGGGTGGCCTCCGTTGGTTTGGATATTGCTTTTTAA
- a CDS encoding NADP-dependent isocitrate dehydrogenase: MSQTPKIVYTKTDEAPALATHSLLSIIKSFTASSGIDVEVRDISLAARILAGFSDYLPESQRINDALAELGALAKTPEANIVKLPNISASIPQLEAAIKELQAKGYALPDYPDDPKDEKEKDIKTRYDKIKGSAVNPVLREGNSDRRAPKAVKNYARKHPHSMGAWATDSRSHVATMSEGDFRHNEKSLTLEDEDRIKISLKQADGTTKVLKEGLAIQKGEIIDGTVLNKKALVAFLQEQIREAKEQGVLFSLHMKATMMKVSDPIIFGHAVKVFFAPVFEKYGEVLDKAGADANNGLGDILAVIQSLPETERKAIESEIASCIADGPDLAMVNSDKGITNLHVPSDVIIDASMPAMIRNSGCMWNAEGKTQDTKAIIPDSSYSAVYQATIDFCKENGAFDPTTMGTVPNVGLMAQKAEEYGSHDKTFEIPADGTVQVTNSKNEVIMEHPVEKGDIWRMCQTKDAPVQDWVKLAVNRAAATQTPAVFWLDEERAHDAELIKKVKQYLPQHDTEGLDIRILSPAEATLFTLKRLKAGEDTISVTGNVLRDYLTDLFPILEVGTSAKMLSIVPLMNGGGLFETGAGGSAPKHVQQFLEENHLRWDSLGEFLALAVSLEHLGNKYNNNKAIVLAEALDEATERYLENDRSPSRKVNEPDNRTSHFYLALYWAQALAEQTKDKELQAEFAPLAEELRNREQDIVEELNTIQGKPVDIGGYYIPDEKLATEAMRPSLIFNTALNKLQEA, translated from the coding sequence ATGTCACAAACACCCAAGATAGTTTATACCAAAACAGACGAGGCTCCGGCGCTCGCAACACATTCCCTCTTATCCATCATAAAATCGTTTACCGCCTCTTCCGGAATAGATGTAGAGGTGAGGGACATTTCCCTTGCCGCACGTATTCTTGCCGGTTTTTCAGATTACCTCCCCGAATCGCAGCGTATAAATGACGCCCTGGCAGAACTGGGGGCCCTGGCCAAAACCCCCGAGGCCAATATCGTTAAACTTCCCAATATCAGCGCATCCATACCTCAGCTGGAAGCCGCAATTAAAGAACTCCAGGCCAAAGGCTATGCCCTTCCGGATTACCCGGACGATCCAAAAGACGAGAAGGAAAAGGACATTAAAACCCGTTACGACAAAATCAAGGGAAGTGCCGTCAACCCCGTACTCCGCGAAGGGAACTCCGATCGCAGGGCACCGAAAGCCGTAAAAAATTACGCGCGTAAACATCCCCACAGCATGGGAGCATGGGCAACTGATTCCAGGTCTCATGTAGCTACAATGTCGGAAGGCGATTTCAGGCATAATGAAAAATCCCTGACCCTGGAGGATGAAGACCGCATAAAAATAAGCCTTAAACAGGCAGATGGTACCACAAAAGTGCTCAAAGAAGGCCTCGCCATACAAAAAGGGGAGATCATAGACGGTACCGTACTGAACAAAAAAGCACTGGTAGCATTCCTGCAGGAACAAATCAGAGAAGCCAAAGAACAGGGAGTCCTTTTTTCCCTGCACATGAAAGCCACCATGATGAAGGTGTCAGACCCCATCATATTCGGTCATGCCGTAAAAGTATTCTTTGCTCCTGTTTTCGAAAAATACGGAGAAGTACTCGACAAGGCAGGTGCCGATGCCAATAACGGACTGGGAGATATCCTCGCGGTAATCCAGTCCCTTCCGGAAACGGAACGAAAAGCTATCGAATCCGAAATAGCATCCTGTATAGCCGACGGTCCCGATCTGGCTATGGTAAACTCCGACAAGGGAATTACCAACCTTCACGTACCCAGCGACGTGATCATCGATGCCTCCATGCCTGCAATGATACGCAATTCGGGCTGCATGTGGAATGCCGAGGGAAAAACACAGGATACCAAGGCCATAATTCCGGACAGCAGTTATTCAGCCGTTTACCAGGCCACTATCGATTTCTGTAAGGAAAACGGTGCCTTTGACCCCACCACTATGGGCACAGTTCCCAATGTAGGGCTTATGGCACAGAAAGCCGAAGAATACGGTTCGCACGACAAAACCTTCGAAATACCGGCAGACGGTACCGTACAGGTAACGAACAGCAAGAACGAGGTGATCATGGAACACCCGGTAGAAAAAGGAGACATCTGGAGAATGTGCCAGACCAAGGACGCACCGGTACAGGACTGGGTAAAACTTGCCGTAAACCGTGCCGCGGCCACACAAACTCCTGCCGTTTTCTGGCTGGATGAAGAACGGGCCCACGACGCGGAACTGATCAAAAAAGTAAAACAATACCTGCCACAGCATGATACCGAAGGACTCGATATCCGCATCCTCTCTCCGGCAGAAGCTACGCTCTTTACCCTGAAACGCCTCAAGGCGGGAGAAGATACCATTTCTGTAACCGGAAACGTGCTTCGCGACTATCTCACCGACCTCTTCCCTATCCTGGAAGTGGGGACCAGCGCCAAAATGCTGTCTATCGTACCGCTTATGAATGGCGGCGGACTTTTTGAAACCGGCGCAGGAGGGTCTGCACCGAAACACGTACAGCAGTTCCTGGAAGAAAATCACCTGAGATGGGATTCGCTGGGAGAATTTCTGGCACTGGCCGTATCACTGGAACACCTGGGCAATAAATACAATAATAATAAGGCTATCGTACTGGCAGAGGCACTGGATGAAGCTACGGAGCGATACCTGGAAAACGACCGTTCCCCTTCGCGCAAAGTGAACGAACCGGACAACCGTACCAGCCATTTCTACCTGGCACTTTACTGGGCACAGGCACTGGCCGAACAAACAAAAGACAAGGAATTACAGGCAGAGTTTGCCCCCCTTGCCGAAGAACTCCGGAACAGGGAGCAAGACATCGTGGAAGAACTGAATACCATACAGGGAAAACCCGTAGATATAGGCGGATATTACATCCCCGATGAAAAACTTGCCACGGAAGCCATGCGCCCGAGCCTGATATTTAATACGGCCCTGAACAAATTACAGGAAGCATAA
- a CDS encoding DoxX family protein: MKRDNSSNLGLALLRIGASALIMTHGYGKLQMLLSGEEIQFADPIGLGVKTSLILAMIGEFIAPILVIIGFKTRWATIPTIITMGVAAFVVHGSDPLKVKELAFLYLIVFAAIALLGPGKYSVDGATTKKSPYA, from the coding sequence ATGAAAAGAGACAACTCTTCCAACCTGGGGCTGGCCCTGCTTAGAATTGGCGCTTCAGCTCTCATAATGACTCATGGTTACGGAAAATTACAAATGTTATTAAGCGGTGAAGAAATCCAGTTCGCCGACCCCATAGGTTTAGGGGTCAAAACCTCCCTTATCCTGGCCATGATAGGTGAATTCATAGCCCCCATCCTCGTTATTATTGGGTTTAAAACCAGATGGGCCACCATACCGACCATAATCACAATGGGTGTAGCAGCTTTTGTAGTACATGGCAGCGATCCCTTAAAAGTAAAAGAACTGGCCTTTCTCTACCTGATAGTTTTTGCCGCCATTGCCCTGCTGGGCCCCGGAAAATATAGTGTAGACGGTGCCACGACCAAAAAATCGCCCTATGCATAA
- a CDS encoding type I restriction enzyme HsdR N-terminal domain-containing protein, with product MQALNFPTYDFRIKNRENKPYIFDPIRKKFIALQPEEWVRQHVVRFLVQEKGYPKSLINVEKELRINHLKKRYDVVIYTPRGHITLIVECKAPSVRITQETFDQIARYNLALKADYLMVTNGLRHYFCRMDYSEEKYIFLEDIPAYSR from the coding sequence ATGCAGGCCTTAAATTTTCCCACATATGACTTTCGCATCAAAAATAGAGAAAATAAGCCCTATATTTTTGATCCTATCCGTAAAAAATTCATCGCGCTGCAACCCGAGGAATGGGTCCGCCAGCACGTGGTCCGGTTCCTGGTACAGGAAAAAGGGTACCCGAAGTCGCTTATCAATGTCGAAAAGGAACTCCGTATCAATCACCTGAAAAAACGCTATGACGTGGTCATTTATACGCCGCGGGGCCATATTACCCTGATTGTGGAATGTAAAGCACCTTCGGTACGTATCACCCAGGAAACTTTTGACCAGATAGCCCGTTATAACCTTGCGCTGAAAGCCGATTATCTCATGGTCACCAACGGTCTCCGGCATTACTTTTGCCGAATGGATTATTCTGAAGAAAAATACATATTTTTAGAGGATATTCCCGCATATAGTCGTTAA
- the rplS gene encoding 50S ribosomal protein L19 produces MEDLVKFVQDEFVTKKEFPEFSAGDTITVYYEIKEGEKTRTQFFRGVVIQRRGQGASETFTIRKMSGTVGVERIFPINMPALQKIEINKKGKVRRARIFYFRGLRGKKARIKEVRS; encoded by the coding sequence ATGGAAGATTTAGTAAAATTTGTCCAGGACGAATTCGTTACCAAAAAGGAATTCCCGGAATTCTCTGCCGGAGACACCATTACCGTTTACTACGAAATTAAAGAGGGTGAAAAAACCCGTACACAGTTCTTCAGAGGTGTGGTAATACAAAGGAGAGGCCAGGGAGCATCCGAGACTTTTACTATCCGTAAAATGTCCGGTACTGTTGGTGTAGAGCGTATTTTTCCTATAAATATGCCGGCACTCCAAAAAATAGAGATCAACAAAAAAGGTAAAGTACGACGCGCCCGTATATTCTATTTCAGAGGGCTCAGGGGTAAAAAAGCAAGAATTAAAGAGGTCAGATCATAA
- a CDS encoding glycosyltransferase family 2 protein: MKVAVVILNWNGKQLLERFMPSVLAHSPGADIYVADNASTDNSIGFLRDSFPQVKIIQNPVNGGFAKGYNDALKHVDADIFCLLNSDIEVTKDWLSPIVDIFRDRPDVGIAQPKILDYKQKDFFEYAGAAGGYIDRLGYPFCRGRVFQTLERDHGQYDDTREIFWATGACMFIRREVFEDLCGFDEDYFAHQEEIDLCWRAGNAGHTVLYVGQSHVYHIGGATLHNMNPKKTFLNFRNSLFSLTKNAPSRYVFPLVFARLTLDGIAGIRFVFQLKFKHCLAVLRAHVSYYYHLKNTIKKRGKGNKKGHYYVIKSVVWAYYITNVRVYPRLVKD, from the coding sequence ATGAAAGTAGCTGTAGTTATACTCAACTGGAACGGAAAACAATTACTGGAGCGGTTTATGCCTTCGGTACTCGCTCATTCCCCGGGAGCTGATATATATGTGGCAGACAATGCTTCAACAGACAATTCCATCGGTTTCCTGCGCGATTCTTTTCCACAGGTGAAAATTATTCAAAATCCGGTAAACGGCGGATTCGCCAAAGGGTATAACGATGCCCTCAAGCATGTGGATGCCGATATTTTTTGCCTGCTTAATTCAGACATCGAAGTAACGAAGGACTGGCTCTCCCCCATTGTTGATATATTCCGGGACCGTCCGGATGTTGGCATAGCACAACCCAAGATACTCGACTACAAGCAAAAGGATTTCTTTGAATATGCCGGAGCTGCCGGGGGGTACATCGACAGGCTGGGATACCCCTTTTGCCGCGGCAGGGTGTTTCAGACCCTGGAACGCGATCACGGACAATATGACGACACCCGCGAGATCTTTTGGGCCACAGGCGCCTGTATGTTTATACGCAGGGAAGTTTTTGAAGACCTGTGCGGTTTTGATGAAGATTATTTTGCACATCAGGAAGAGATTGACCTCTGCTGGCGCGCCGGGAATGCCGGACACACCGTTTTATACGTAGGCCAAAGCCACGTATATCACATAGGCGGTGCCACCTTACACAATATGAACCCGAAAAAAACCTTTCTGAATTTCCGGAATTCCCTGTTCTCACTTACGAAAAACGCCCCTTCCCGTTACGTTTTCCCCCTGGTTTTCGCCCGACTCACATTAGACGGTATTGCCGGAATTCGCTTTGTTTTCCAGTTAAAGTTCAAGCATTGTCTTGCCGTACTCCGGGCACACGTCAGCTACTACTACCATCTGAAAAATACCATAAAAAAACGGGGCAAGGGTAATAAGAAAGGGCATTATTACGTTATTAAGTCAGTTGTTTGGGCATATTACATTACTAATGTAAGAGTATACCCCAGATTAGTTAAAGATTAA
- the holA gene encoding DNA polymerase III subunit delta — MDEVKRIVADIQKGDIKPVYVLMGEEPYYIDRIAEFIEDNVLSEEEKGFNQVVLYGKDVAVGDIVESAKRYPMMAERQVVIVKEAQELSRTIENLAPYAENPQPTTVLVLCYKYKSLDKRKKLYKAVKKSGVLFQSKKLYENQVGDWIRRVLAGRKYAISPKAALMLVEFLGTDLGKINNELEKLQLILPEGTEITPSHIEENIGISKDYNNFELRKAIGEKDVVKATRIIHYFGQNPKDNPLVVTVALLFNFFSQLLQYHGLNDHSPRSVAGALRINPYFVKEYEAAARNYPMKKVSRAVAVLREMDVKGKGVGASNIPQADLLKELLVRIMN; from the coding sequence ATGGACGAAGTAAAACGGATAGTAGCAGATATACAGAAAGGGGATATAAAACCGGTTTACGTTTTGATGGGGGAGGAACCGTATTATATTGACAGGATTGCGGAATTTATAGAAGACAATGTACTTTCTGAAGAAGAGAAGGGGTTCAACCAGGTGGTGCTCTACGGAAAGGATGTCGCTGTGGGCGATATAGTGGAAAGTGCAAAGCGTTACCCGATGATGGCCGAACGACAGGTGGTTATTGTCAAGGAAGCCCAGGAGCTTTCAAGGACCATTGAGAACCTGGCCCCTTATGCGGAAAATCCACAACCCACTACGGTCCTGGTACTGTGCTACAAGTACAAGAGTCTGGACAAGCGGAAGAAATTGTACAAGGCCGTAAAAAAGAGCGGTGTGTTGTTCCAGAGTAAAAAACTGTACGAAAACCAGGTAGGCGACTGGATAAGAAGGGTGCTGGCCGGAAGAAAGTACGCCATTTCGCCGAAAGCGGCACTGATGCTGGTGGAGTTTTTGGGTACGGACCTGGGCAAAATAAACAACGAACTGGAAAAATTACAGCTTATCCTGCCCGAAGGTACGGAAATCACCCCGTCCCATATTGAAGAGAACATCGGGATAAGCAAGGATTATAACAACTTTGAACTTCGAAAGGCTATCGGTGAGAAGGATGTGGTAAAAGCCACCAGGATCATCCATTATTTCGGTCAGAACCCCAAAGACAACCCGTTAGTGGTCACGGTAGCGCTATTATTTAACTTTTTTTCCCAGTTATTGCAGTATCACGGGCTTAATGACCATTCTCCGCGAAGTGTGGCCGGTGCTTTGCGCATTAACCCTTATTTTGTGAAAGAATACGAGGCGGCTGCCCGGAATTACCCCATGAAGAAAGTGAGCAGGGCTGTAGCCGTGTTACGTGAAATGGATGTCAAGGGAAAAGGGGTCGGAGCCTCCAATATACCACAGGCCGATCTGTTGAAAGAACTGCTGGTAAGGATTATGAACTGA
- a CDS encoding RNA polymerase sigma factor, producing MNPTNSNNLIQLIKRGDEKAFETLYRLYANNLFVIARSYLKDDFLAEEVVQGIFISLWDRRKELHIRGNTGGYLFKMVKNRCLDILRKPRKLISMEDETVLLENKLNFKALQDKEAAFLLEEELEKRIEEAVALLPKTCKKVFLKTKVDGLNYKETAEELRISVKTVESHMTKALKHMRLHLREFLSCFSLFGGIPFL from the coding sequence TTGAATCCAACTAACTCAAATAATTTAATACAGCTCATAAAACGGGGGGATGAAAAAGCCTTTGAAACCCTGTACCGTTTGTATGCCAATAATCTGTTTGTCATAGCAAGGTCCTACCTGAAAGATGATTTTCTGGCCGAAGAAGTGGTGCAGGGCATTTTTATTTCGTTATGGGACCGGAGAAAAGAGCTTCACATCCGGGGAAATACGGGAGGGTATCTGTTTAAAATGGTGAAAAACCGTTGCCTGGATATTCTCAGGAAACCGAGAAAGCTGATTTCTATGGAAGATGAAACAGTACTCCTTGAAAATAAGCTAAATTTCAAGGCATTACAGGATAAGGAAGCCGCTTTCCTGCTGGAAGAAGAACTGGAAAAACGTATAGAAGAGGCTGTGGCGCTGCTGCCTAAAACCTGTAAAAAGGTGTTCCTGAAAACCAAAGTGGACGGACTTAACTACAAAGAAACCGCCGAGGAACTCCGTATCTCCGTAAAAACCGTAGAAAGTCATATGACGAAGGCATTAAAACATATGCGTTTGCATTTACGTGAGTTTTTGTCGTGCTTTTCCCTGTTCGGAGGAATTCCTTTCCTTTAA
- a CDS encoding FecR family protein, translating to MKDETIVKYIEGELGEEEKRRVMEWIFSTQENQERYNLLKAKHTASGFNIPVLDTEQAYLRVKEAGRNKKLRQVLIRVTSVAAILALGLLIFNVLNSRGSGSALPGIAETELVEEITPKGVSREIELPDGTQVVLNVDSQLRYSRSFTDSIREVFLSGEAYFEVQRDTTRPFIVHAGEMNVKVLGTSFNVRSYSEDTDVRTTLVEGVVEVGSAYAAPVKLEPLQAAMLNREEKHLKIKKVSREEAVSWKEGKLIFMETPLEEVLEDLERKYDVNFKVQSEALYEYLYTGTFDNLTIEEVLKVLQISSPIDYKKEENKITLY from the coding sequence ATGAAAGACGAGACCATTGTTAAATATATAGAAGGCGAACTGGGAGAAGAAGAAAAACGCCGTGTTATGGAATGGATATTTTCAACACAGGAAAACCAGGAACGGTATAATCTCCTGAAGGCCAAACACACGGCATCCGGTTTCAATATACCCGTGCTCGATACGGAACAGGCCTATTTACGGGTTAAGGAAGCAGGCCGGAACAAAAAATTGAGGCAGGTATTGATACGGGTAACGTCTGTGGCGGCAATACTGGCGTTGGGATTGTTGATCTTTAATGTTTTGAATTCCCGCGGATCGGGGAGTGCCCTTCCCGGAATTGCGGAAACAGAACTTGTGGAGGAAATCACCCCCAAAGGAGTGAGCAGGGAAATTGAACTGCCGGACGGTACACAGGTGGTACTGAATGTGGACAGTCAATTGCGATATTCCAGAAGTTTTACAGACAGTATAAGGGAAGTTTTTCTTAGCGGCGAGGCCTATTTTGAAGTGCAAAGGGATACGACACGCCCTTTTATAGTACACGCCGGGGAGATGAACGTAAAGGTATTGGGGACCTCTTTCAATGTCCGTTCCTATTCTGAAGACACTGATGTCAGGACCACATTGGTAGAAGGGGTTGTGGAAGTGGGAAGTGCTTATGCCGCGCCTGTTAAACTGGAACCACTGCAAGCCGCAATGCTTAACCGGGAGGAAAAGCACCTCAAAATAAAAAAAGTATCCCGGGAGGAAGCCGTTTCCTGGAAAGAAGGGAAACTCATTTTCATGGAGACCCCCCTGGAAGAAGTGCTGGAAGACCTTGAACGGAAATATGATGTGAATTTCAAGGTGCAATCCGAAGCACTTTATGAATACCTGTACACCGGGACTTTTGATAACCTTACTATAGAAGAAGTACTGAAGGTATTGCAGATATCGTCCCCTATAGATTATAAGAAGGAAGAAAATAAAATAACCTTGTATTAA